gagagattactGGGAGAAGGAGCGGATGAGCTTGGTGAGCTCAGGATCGTTATGGTAATCCGTGGAATTGAAGGTGCCGCCATTGTTGTGGTGAAGAGCTTCTTGAAGCTGTTTAGCTGCGCTGTTGAAGCCTTTCTTCTTCAAGTAGCCCATTACGAACTCGTCCACTTGCTCTGGATccattcttcttctctcttcctcttctctctctttcgctCACTGAGTTGTTCTTCTGTTCTGAATCGGTTGCTTACCCTTCCGTCAAATCTCGGGTCTGGTGAAGCAATTTCGAGTAATCTCAAGGCCTTTTGATTAATGGGCCTGTTCTAACTGGCCCAATAAATTTACTTCCGGTTTAGATATACGGATACCTGATGGTATTAAACTACataaacattaatttaattatatatttcgaCAGAAATTTTTTATCAGATATAAGTTTTGAattcttggatttttttttttacttttacctttcttttttttctttttttctcattaTTTTCGAATTTTAAGATATGAGAAATTTCCTatgatagattttttaaaagtttttgtcagaaaaatagcattcaatgaaaaaaatgaccaaaataagttttattaaagggtaaaaatatatttttattctaggATTACCTAATCTAGACTTACGGACTCTaagttagggtttagagttaatagGTAAAATTTTTGGGAtatagtttcaaattaaaaaataaaattaaaattttcaaaataaaaagaagttattttggtatttttagtactatttttatgataaaaatttaaaaatggttatttgacagaattgatattttaatattaacatattcatttaaaaaacaTGGAGAAAATAGACTCAATTATTGAAGTCTTTCACTCTCACCACTGGTATAAGAGGAAGCCTGATTAGAAATTAGGGAGCCAAAACGTTTGTTCTCTAATGGTGAAAAATTTAGATAGGTTACTGAGCGAAAAGTCTAATTGAATTTGGATGaatacaagttttttttatatctatgGCGTTAGTCAGTTAGTCGTCATGTTATACATTATTTGTGCTCATTCTagcaaaatacttataaatattcATTAATTTGGTAGATAAGTTTGAACCAGAAGTAACGGTCATGAGAAGTTGCGTAGTTATCAAAGACAATGTGCTAAAAGCTATGCGTTTATATATGATAGTTATTAAGGTTGAACTATATGAAAACAAGGTGCTAAACGATGGATTTACAAATGATAGTTATTACGGTTACATACTGCTTCAACTATATAAAACCAAGGATAGCATTAACTCCACTGAGTAAGAACCGGGACAAGTTGAAGTGGAACTTTCTAGGGAGACACAAGCCCATACGATTCTTCAAGATCAACATCTTCTATCTCCATCCCTTCTGGAAGCTTCCAATCAAATCGATAAAGAAGGTTGATAAGAGTCAGGTGTGCCAAAGCCATACCAGGACACATCATACTTCCGCTACCAAACGGCAACAACTCAAAGTTCAAACCCTTGTAGTCAATCTCATTGTGTTAATAATGCGACACATAGAATTAATAACTAAGTTACTTTCAAACGGTATAATCTTTTTTTCGGATGAGCTggcataagttttttttgttataaatactAGGGCTTTTCctgggctacgcccgggttattttataatttttaatttaatttatgtttttagtatttttatttgaGTGTATACATATACGATGGTActgattataaaaataaaaatcctcagataaatattaaaaatttaaattatttctgtCAATCAAATTTAAGAGAATTAGAactcaaaatttattattattattatatttttgattgagGGTCATATGAAAAAAACGGTTAAATTGGCAACTAATTTAAATTTGGAATaattgagtttttatttttctactaACAATGAATTTTTACTTACGCTATTGAAAATTAGGTTTTCTTTTGCATTGATCCTTGGattttcattatataattaGTATCTATATCGAtttgtttttatctttctttagaAAGTGGTGGAATTAGAAACAATTGAAATACAATGATTGAAGATACAATGGTCATGAGATGAGTTGTAAGAATCATGTCATTATTTTCTTTGTCATGCGAGAAAGAAATTTAGAACAAAATATCCTTGATAATATTAGTATTTTGCAACATCGATTTCAGTATTTGTTATGTTTCTTCTCCAACATCTAGATGAAATGAAGAGAGTCTTGGGATGATTTACTGAGAAAACCGGTAACCTTTAAATAACACATTTTACCGATTAAATCTCCAAAACATTATTTTAGAAGTGATTTGCTATGTGTCATTACTGTATTGATTTCGGAAAAGAAAATGCTGACATGTTATTTTAACTATGATGACATGCTTTAAATTTAGTTGTGgcatgtatatttatatttaatgttgatttatatttttggtaagtttttaaaaatatgttaataactcataaatcatcattaatataacaataaataatacAATAGTAGGAAAAAAATGCTGTTcaaaaaaaggaacaaaaatattattataattttaattttttaaatattttttatatatcatgtaATTTTTActacaaattattcaaaattttatgccatttttttttaaattgtaattttaTAATCTCAATACCATTAGTTTCTTAttaatatctacaaattttaaaatattatttagttttttatttgaataattatatatctaaccaaactttcttttaattttatagaatttgatttaatatattttaaccaaaagaaataaataaaaaccttttcaagattataatttaaatatattcatatctattattatttgaacaaaaacatatgtattattacatataaatttgaataaaaagtATTTATCTTACCTTACATTTTGCATATAGttaaattaagatttaaaattaaatctaTATAAGAGTTTGGTTTTATAAAATAGTAATTTACGCAATACTATAAGAGCACTTCCAAAAgtagtttttttaaaatggagTTCTTAAGTTACATAttaatgtatgtatatataataattattatttaattaattatatactaaaattcttGGAAATCCAATCAATAATATGTTAAATAAGATATTATTGGTTTTTTTTCCAAGAATTTTAGTATACTTTTATATACATACACCAATATATAACTTAACAACTGCATGGTAAAAACCCACCATCGGAGTTGCTCCAAGGTTCGTCGTAAGCATAATGCTTCTTATAAAATTTAAGATGGGTTCATTGGTATAAGTCTAAGCGTATCTTAAGTTAATTATTATTACATGTTTCAAGAAAAATTTCAGCGTACAATATAAAGTTGAATTAGTATAGAACATATTTGTAACCAAGAAAGCAAAAACAGTAACCATAGCAATGTAAAATACTTTCAGAAGTTGGCACTTAATAAATGACACTCAAATTCTTGACAACATTATAAATGACCCGTAGTTAGATGTATAATACTCAGAgaatttaacaaaaattattcaCAAATAAGCTGAATTGTTTTGAACTCCGACTgtcgccaaaaaaaaaaagtattgaaCTCCGACTCGCAAGTTCTTGCGACGGTACATCAAGAGACACAGAGATGACTACTCATATGCATATCGTAAATATGAATTGAGAATACTCCGCTTTTGTAATTAGAAATCAGGTCATTCTACAAAATACGTATCTCTTAATCAAGTGATGAATATATAAGGGCTTGGCTCACAATACTGACTTGTAAGTACAAAGCAAACATCATTTCATGTTCATTGCCTCTCAAGTCTCTCACATGGAACGTTCTCTAaagaaagaacaaagagagCTAGTTATGCCTGTGTGATGGAGAAGTTGactgaagaaaaagaaagagaaagattgtGTATATTTTAGATACCGGGAAGAAGTTGGTTCTGTAAGCAgcacaaaagaaaaagatggcCACTAAAGCCAATAGCCTCCAAAGACAATGCCAGTTGCAaagatttatttgattttcCAGCTATCTGGTGTAGGAGAAAGCATGACTTTTTCCTTTGAGATAGTCATGATTGTACATGTGGAGCAGTTAACATTTAAAGCACTTGGAGGAAGTTTTAAAAGAGAGATACTCACTGTCCATATTAAAGCAATGAGCGTGAACCCAAACCATAAAAGAGGTACAAAGAGAACGTAAACAGGAAGAGTTGAAGATGTTTAAAAATACATGCAAGGTTGTTTACTTTCCACTGTACGAATGGTGATTGAGACTGCATAAATCTGTTATAAAACAACATGGGAAAACAAAGTGAGATTGGAGAAGAGATACAGTGGAAAACTATAGCTTAAAAGAGAGCACTGACTGTATAGCTCATTATTCTTTGGAAAATAGCTTGAGTGGTTACAATGCGCTGATGATAACACTGAGTCAAGGCTTCGTGAGAACAATATCAGAAGCGCCTCGTGCAGCATCTGTAGCAGCAGCAACATCGATACCACTATTGGCTCTCTTCAAAGCAGGAGAGCATCCATCACCAGTCATCCTAAATATATGCTTCAATTCTTGCAACTTCTTCACAATCTCGTACTTTTTCTCTGGCTGAAACATAAACAATAACATCgctgtagagagagagagagatcatgttcatgaacaaaaaaaaactcttcttaACCAACCTGGGAAGACAGCAGCAAAGGCATCAACATTCTCAATCAACTGTTCAACGGGAACATCAGCTAGGCTTTCGTCTTTGTGATTACTAAGTAGAGAAGCTGATGCTGATGGATACATGTTTGATCCCATACCAAGCCTATGTCGAGTCTATTTGGCAATAGCAAGTTGATCCCCTATAAGAAAACCAATACTACATAAGATTAAAGCCAAAAATAGAAGTAAATAGACAGATATTAACCAGTCATCTTTATGTTTATATTGTATTACAGTATCATGTCTTGGAGGACATATGTTTCAATTAAGGCATGCCTGTCCAGAAGAAGTTCTTCTTGGTGTGAATGGTCAGTGAAAGATATGtcaaactcaaaccaaaccATTGTGAGTCAGTAGATTTTATGAAAGCAGACAAAGTGAATCTCTCTGATACCAACCCTTATCTCTTTGTGAGCAAGTATTCTAAATTTCCAACCATAACAGCATCGATAGCATCTTGTTTTCACAATGCTTTTGAGACTACATAAAATTACAATATGAAACAGAGCTTATAACCAATTATACAACACCAATATATCCTTGAAAATTAACTGAATATAAaatacatcaatttttttgaagaacaaaaaaaaaaattgagacttCAGATAAGATCAGTCTCACACGATCAATCTGCTGTGTTGTCAATGTGGTCTTTCCTTTTCGGCCTGCTCAAATCACTGTAATAATTCTCTAGGGCGGTGGACTTTTCTTGGCAGCATCAGAAATAAAAGGCAAACTTTTTACCTTAATACCGGCGGGATCCCTTTCCTAATCAACCTATTTAACGTGGTCGGAGAAATTAGAGAGCAGGAGATACGCTTCAGAAGCTATACACCGATACGACTCTAGATTAGCTTTATTGTATCTTCTTGTGTAACAAACTAATCCAACACTGATACGACTGGATCAAACCTTAAACCCATGGATTAACATTTCGACCAACTGCAAGTAATAGTCAAACAGTACATATGAGTGACATGAGTTAGTATAGTTTATCGTTATTGGTTctggtgtttcaaaaaaaaaaattgttcctaaagaaaaaaagattgttATTGGTTCTTACCTTTGTCCCTATTTGAGATAGTTTCCTTTAATTTCCTTTCCTGAAGCTTTGGTATTGACGATTGTGTtgaatctgcaaaaaaaaaaaaactaactctTGAGTGGCGTTAGTGATTAAATGTGGATCCGTCGTATTCATAATCTGACCGGAGAATGCAAAGCGGCGTCGTAGGAGGAGACTGCAGACTCgaggaagaaagaaaaactcATGGTTTATGAGACCATGATAAGCTGATTTAAAGCTTCAGATCGGCAGACGTTTTGGAAAGATCGACAGATGAAAAAAAGCCCAAACctaaaccaaacaaaacccACACACCTAAGTCCATTCTAAACAAATTTTAAGCCCATATCCAAAAATGAAATGTTTTGATTGGTTGAATATTTTTGATGACGTGGACAGCTTAGAATTTGAGGGTattccccttttagtattgtattgataTGCTAAAGCCGGATATAACTTATAGTGCGACACATAAGATTAGTGACTAGGCTATTTTGACGATTTTTCCATTAAAATAGAGTTAATATCGTATGATATGCTAAACCACATATCATATATTTCATCTTTACTTTAATTAATTCCAAAACTGAGATATGTTTTAGTTTACATAAAGATTAGTTCATCAAAGTAATTTTGTATTTAGAGTTAGGTTATCAAATTAGTGAGCAAAATATGAAGAAAATCAAGAATATGACTACCCTCTTATCCAATTGTTTGATTTACATATTCATGGTAGTGTAACTAAAACCAACAGAATTATTAACAAAACATTTAATTTACTCTCCTTTACTATAGAATTTAATTTCTTCCGGTCCCAATAGAGAGACCATATTAAATAACCGTTAGGAACATCAGCAAACACCATTAACTTCTAAGACTAACGGTTAgtttcttcttctatatatatatatagactcaATCCTTTATTTACAACATAGTTCAAATAAAACCACATCAGTCTCATACACAACATCAGTCTCATATACAAGCCTTTTCTAGGCATGTTTTAAATGGCCCATTTGTGGCCCAGTCAAATTTACTTCCAGTATAGATTTCTCTTTGGCTATTAAACTATAAAAACATTCattgaattatataattaaaatttaaatgtgaaaaataaattatcagaTATAacatattcataaaaaaaaaactatggacAAAATACACTCAGCTATTAAAGGTCTCAAGTCTTTCACTCTCACCAGTGGTCTAGGAAGAACCTAATTAGAAATTAGGGAGCagtttgaccccaaaaaaaaaagaaattaaggagccaaaacatttcttctctaATGGTGAAGAATCTAGAGAGGCTTCTTAGCTAAAAATCTAATTGAATTTAGATGAATATAAGtttttatataactatataGTGTTAGTCAATTAGTAATCTTATACATTATTTGTGATCATCCAGCAAAATACTTGTCTGTCATTAATTTGATAGACTAGTTTGAACCATAAGTAACGGTCAGGGAAAGTTGCGTAGTTATCAAAGACAATGTGCTAAACGATGCATTTATTACATATAATAGTTATATAGGTTACATCTTGAACTAGTATATAAAAACAAGTGCTAAACGATGGATTTTACAAatgatatatagttttattaagGTTACATATCTTGAGCTATATAAAACCAAGGATAACATTAACTCCACTGAGTAAGGACCGGGACAAGCTGAAGTGGAACTTTCTTAGGAGACACAAGCCCATACGATTCTTCAAGATCAACATCTTCTATCTCCATCCCTTCTGGAAGCTTCCAATCAAATCGATAAAGAAGGTTGATAAGAGTCAAGTGTGCCAAAGCCATACCCATCCCCATACCAGGACACATCCTCCTCCCGCTACCAAACGGCAACAACTCAAAGTTCAAGCCCTTATAGTCAATCTCATTGTCCATGAACCTCTCGGGTATGAATGCTTCTGGCTCATTCCAAACGTTTGGATTCCTGTGAACACCCCAAATGTTGACATGGATCCATGTTTTCTTAGGAACGTCGTAACCCGCGATCTTTATATCCTTTGAAGCCTCTCTTGGGATTAGAAGTGGGACAAGTGGGTTGATCCTTACCGTCTCTTTCATCACCATTTTGAGATACTCGAGTTGTTCTATATCTTCTTCTGTGATGGTGTCTTTGTTTTTGATCACTTCTCTTACCTCGGCTTGTGCTTTCTTTAAAATTCTTGGGTTTTTGATCATGTGTGTCATCGCCCATGTTATTGTGTGGCCAGAAGTGTCTATTCCAGCGATAAGAACATtctgaaattaaaaaataaaataagacaaGATTAATAAATCACGTTGTACAACATGTGAAGAATGAAGTTACATTACTTACTAGAAGAATCCCTTTGGTGTGGTTTCTAGTAAGTTGATACTCTCCAAGTCCAGCCTCTCCCCTTTCCATTTTGAGAAGCAAGGCAATGATATCATCTTTAAGACTCTCATCTTCCATATGTTGCTTTATAGAATGTTCGAAAAATGCATCCATTGCCTTGTAAACCTTCTCACATTTGCTATGTAACCCCGTGACCCTATCGATGATTCGACCAATGATAGGAAGGTAATCAGCTGCTGCGAAGCTCCCCAACACCTCCATGGTTTCTCGAATGACTTCCTCATACGTATCCTCGAGTTTGCTCCCTTTGAGATTTATCCCAAACCCTACTCTGCATATCACACTTCCAGACAGTTTCATTAACGTGTTGCTCAAGTTAACCGCGTTCCCCAATGAAGCAGACTCCTTTACGAACTCGACCAAGGAagcaacttcttcttctcttacatGTCGAAACGATTGCACCCTTTTCGCCGTGTAGAGCTCAAGAACCGTCATCTTTCGTACTTCCCTCCAGTACTTGCTATAAGGAGAGAAGGCTAGGTCGTTCAAGTTGTACGAGATTCTTGCAGCATACGTCAAGTACGGTCGCGAACAACAATCTGCGTCGAACGTTTTTAAGACATCCTTCACTGTCTCTGGAGATGACGCCACAACGGTAGGCACGTTTCCGAACTTGAGAGACATGAGAGGTCCATACTTTTCAGATAGTTCGAGCATGGAACGTTGGGGTTTGGATCCTAGTTGATGCAAGTTTCCAATTATGGGAAGTCTTGGTGGTCCAGGAGGTAGAttcttctttgtctttctcATGTTCCTTGCAACGAGTAACGATGCTAAGATGACGACAGCAACAATGATATACCACATAATCATCTTGCTTCCTACACAGAAAGGGACAGTTTATACAAAGTCAGTTGATcttcataaaaatataacaaaaggTTAGTGATAGATAcccaaaataaatatgttattaaGTGAATTAGATTAACCAACTAAAAAAGGCATGTTACGTGAATTAAAAGTACagaactagaaaaaaaaaagtacagaACTAGAACCACCAAGCATCACTCTAGCCGTACGTCAACATCAGATCGATGATTCTGAATTTTATTATAACACTCGGACAGGGGAAggacacacacatacatacTCGAGAAACTAAGCGTTTCTTCTACAGTATTGAGACATAATATAGATAGAGAGAGACTGAGTTCGGTAAGATTACCTTAGAGTCTTATACTTTATGCTGAAGATTTTAGAGAAGAGCGAGATAGAGAGtatttattttactttgttGTGGGATGATTGTGTTACATGAATCAGGTGGTGGCAACATATTTATGTACGGGGGTTGTGTACTTGTGTTACACGCGGCAGGAGGTTCTTGATACACGTAGAGAGCTGTTCGTCACCACTATTATCTATTTGAGATTGGCATCAAAGATTTAGTGATCCACTTGTTATTGTATAACATTTTCAAATAGTATAGTTTTCTGCTTTGTCTGATGATGAATTGacatagttttttttggttatatatataagCTAAGTAATGGTGCGACAAGTACGATTAGTGACTAAgctttttttaaatagtatagttTTTTTTCCGATGAGCTGACATATgttttttggttatatatatataggctaAAGCCGGATATCACTTATAGTACGACACATATGATTATTGACTAGGCtattttgacaatttttttctttaaaaaatagagTTATCGTGTGATTTTCTAGACCACATATCATATATTCCTTCTTtactttaattaatttcaaaactaaaatattttttagttggCTAATGTCTCACATAAAGATTagttcatcaaaataattttgtatttagagTTAAGTAGTCAAACTAGTGAGCAAAATAGGAGAAAAATCAAGAACATGAATACCTTCCTGATGACAGAAATCTCCAGAGGATCTTTTACTCAAACTGGTGTATCGTCTCCTCTGATGGCAGAGGCTTTGGCGATTAGAGAAGCTCTCTTGCATGCTTCCACGCTCCATTACAAACGTATCTGGCTCCGTTCAGATTCTGAAGGGCTAATCACAGCCATCAACTCGAATCTCCGATCGATAGAGCTATACGGTTTTTTGTCGGATGTCGATTTGATTATCTCTTCTGCTTTCctttttgtttcattctccTTTGTTTCATGTAATCTTAATGGACCGGCGGACTTTCTGGCTAAAACCAGCCTTTGTATGAACCTTTTTGAATTGGGCCCTTAAAAGCCTTTTCCTAATTAGTGAATCTTTTCAAAAAAAGGAATACCCTCTTATCCAATTGCTTGATTAAATGATTCTCAGATACTTTATAATTGAATACATTTAATTTATACTCTCTTTTGCTATAgacttttattttttctgatTCCAATAGAAAGatcatttttaaataactgTTGGGGTAACAGCAACCACCATTTACTTCTAAAGGCTAGTTTCTTCTTCTATGTATACATACCCAATCATTTATTCACAGCAGAGTCCAAATAAAACCACACCAGTCTCATCTTTTTTCTGTTTGTCTCATACACAACTGAACTTATAATGGCTCAGAGAACTCTAACTTGTTGTCTATTATCCttcattttgttgttgttggctCATCTTGCCTGTTGCAAAGAGATTCTGCTCAGAGGCAAACACACTGCTTGGAAAATCCCTTCTTCACCCTCTGATTCACTCAGCACGTGGAGAGCTGTTCGTCACCACTATTATCTAATTTAGATTGGCATCAAAGATTTAGTGATCCACTTGTTATTGTATAACATTTTCAAATAGTATAGTTTTTCTCTTTGTCTGATGATGAATTGACAGATATAAGTAATTATGCGACACATAGGATTAGTGACttttaaatagtataattttttttcgatGAGCTGGCATAGGTTtttcattatatatgtatatgctaAAACCGGATATAACTTATAGTGCGACACATAGGCTTAGTGACTCAGCTATTTTgacgattttttaaaaaaaagaatagagtTAATCTCGTATAATCTGCTAGACcacatattatatattctttttttactttaattaaTTCCAAAACTGAGATATGTTTTAGTTTGTTAACGTCTCACATAAAGATTagttcatcaaaataattttgtatttagagTTAAGTAGTTAAATTAGTGAGCAAAATAGGAGGAAAATCAAGAATATGAATACCTTCTTAACCAATTGTCTGATTCACAGATTCATGGTAGTGTAACTAAAACCATCAGAATCATGAACAAAACATTTAATTTATGCTCTCTTTTGCTATAGAATTTAATTTCTTCTGGTCCCAATAGAGAGACCATTTTAAATAACCGTTGGGAGCAGCAGCAAACAACATTTACTTCTAACGGTTAgtttcttcttctatatatgcaAACCCAATCATTCATTCACAACAGAgtccaaataaaacaaaaccagTCTCATACACAACTTAACTATAATGGCTAAGATAACTCTCGTTAATACTTCCTGTCTGTTATCCTTCTTCTTGTTATTGTTGGCTGATCTCTACTGTTGCAAAGAGATTCTGGTCGGAGGCAAACACACTGCTTGGAAAATCCCTTCTTCACCCTCTGACTCGCTCAACAAATGGGCTGAGAGTTTGCGGTTTCATGTTGGAGACTCTCTCGGTGAGTTTTTGCAAAATCTTGGTTTTGTAACTTTTGAAACTctttgtgattgtgtgtttatGCAATTTGTGGACAGTTTGGAAGTACGATGGGGAAAAGGATTCGGTTCTGCAAGTGACAAAAGATGCATACATTAACTGCAACACCACAAACCCAGCAGCTAGCTACAGCAACGGAGACACTAAGGTGAAGCTAGAGAGATCTGGacctttcttcttcatcagcgGCTCTAAGAGCAACTGTGTCCAAGGCGAGAAGCTTCACATTGTTGTCATGTCTTCTCGTGGTGGTTTCTTCACTGGGGGCTCTGCTCCTTCTCCTGCACCTTCTCCTGCTCTTTTGGAAGCTCAAGCTGTTCCTCCTGCAACTGGTTCTGCTTCTTCTTTGACTAGTAGAGTTGGGGTTTTGGGATTTGTTTAATTAGCAATCGTTTGTCTGAGTTTACCTATATAGACTTTTGTTTAGATTCCATCTCTGCTAAAAGATTCTTTCATCTATgagattgttttaaaattcgTTTGGCTCTtctgaatatatactagacgaAAAGCTTCTTGATAACCATAATGGCAATGTACAACATACATCATCCCTAACTAATAGATCCCCCAAAAGAAAACACACCATCAAAGATGAGTTGAGAGAATAAGAAGAGGTTTATTACTTGGCCAAGAGGTTTATTTCAGCATCATCTGAACCATCAGCTGCTGCCATTAGAGGGTTCAGCATCATCTGAACCATCAGCTGCTGCCATTAGAGGGCCCTTCAAACCATCTTCATTGTCACCATTATTAAGCTCACGAGCTGCCTTTTCAAGAAACTCTTTTGCAGTTGACTGAACAGACTGTCTCTCATCTGATTGACATTTCCTCTTTTTAGCAGCTGTTTCTGAATAGGTCATACTTGATTTCTCTCCTATACTCAGGTCTCTGATGTTTTGCTTTTGAGCTGCATTCATTTACCAACGATTATTAGAGAAACATGGATATATAAATGAAAAGGGACAGG
The nucleotide sequence above comes from Brassica napus cultivar Da-Ae chromosome A9, Da-Ae, whole genome shotgun sequence. Encoded proteins:
- the LOC106364035 gene encoding cytochrome P450 71B13-like isoform X1 encodes the protein MERGSMQESFSNRQSLCHQRRRYTSLSKRSSGDFCHQEGSKMIMWYIIVAVVILASLLVARNMRKTKKNLPPGPPRLPIIGNLHQLGSKPQRSMLELSEKYGPLMSLKFGNVPTVVASSPETVKDVLKTFDADCCSRPYLTYAARISYNLNDLAFSPYSKYWREVRKMTVLELYTAKRVQSFRHVREEEVASLVEFVKESASLGNAVNLSNTLMKLSGSVICRVGFGINLKGSKLEDTYEEVIRETMEVLGSFAAADYLPIIGRIIDRVTGLHSKCEKVYKAMDAFFEHSIKQHMEDESLKDDIIALLLKMERGEAGLGEYQLTRNHTKGILLNVLIAGIDTSGHTITWAMTHMIKNPRILKKAQAEVREVIKNKDTITEEDIEQLEYLKMVMKETVRINPLVPLLIPREASKDIKIAGYDVPKKTWIHVNIWGVHRNPNVWNEPEAFIPERFMDNEIDYKGLNFELLPFGSGRRMCPGMGMGMALAHLTLINLLYRFDWKLPEGMEIEDVDLEESYGLVSPKKVPLQLVPVLTQWS
- the LOC106365910 gene encoding early nodulin-like protein 3; amino-acid sequence: MAKITLVNTSCLLSFFLLLLADLYCCKEILVGGKHTAWKIPSSPSDSLNKWAESLRFHVGDSLVWKYDGEKDSVLQVTKDAYINCNTTNPAASYSNGDTKVKLERSGPFFFISGSKSNCVQGEKLHIVVMSSRGGFFTGGSAPSPAPSPALLEAQAVPPATGSASSLTSRVGVLGFV
- the LOC106364035 gene encoding cytochrome P450 71B13-like isoform X2 — protein: MIMWYIIVAVVILASLLVARNMRKTKKNLPPGPPRLPIIGNLHQLGSKPQRSMLELSEKYGPLMSLKFGNVPTVVASSPETVKDVLKTFDADCCSRPYLTYAARISYNLNDLAFSPYSKYWREVRKMTVLELYTAKRVQSFRHVREEEVASLVEFVKESASLGNAVNLSNTLMKLSGSVICRVGFGINLKGSKLEDTYEEVIRETMEVLGSFAAADYLPIIGRIIDRVTGLHSKCEKVYKAMDAFFEHSIKQHMEDESLKDDIIALLLKMERGEAGLGEYQLTRNHTKGILLNVLIAGIDTSGHTITWAMTHMIKNPRILKKAQAEVREVIKNKDTITEEDIEQLEYLKMVMKETVRINPLVPLLIPREASKDIKIAGYDVPKKTWIHVNIWGVHRNPNVWNEPEAFIPERFMDNEIDYKGLNFELLPFGSGRRMCPGMGMGMALAHLTLINLLYRFDWKLPEGMEIEDVDLEESYGLVSPKKVPLQLVPVLTQWS